The following are from one region of the Thermodesulfobacteriota bacterium genome:
- the uvrC gene encoding excinuclease ABC subunit UvrC: protein MALDEKIKSLPPSPGVYMMKGPRGVVLYIGKAKNLRARVRSYFKGSGDGRYAVKFLVSKTTDLDYIVTANEKEALILEDTLLKKHKPRYNIRLKDDKTYVSIKITTTEVFPRILVTRRVVKDGSRYFGPYASAGAVRETVKFIRRVFPLCVCTPHEFRNRVRPCLDYQLGICSSPATGLISKDDYAEFVEGTVMFLEGRNRELLRKLKRNMKEASAAHCFEEAAGIRDRIQSIEAMLEEQKVVSTTGVDRDVFALAREEEKLAVQALFIREGRLVGTRDFTFDDTGLPDGELLGSFLSQFYRGGKFVPDEVLVPALIEGRAAVAEWLTDKKGRKVEIRNPARGGKVKLIKMAEANAREALKKAKESGEAVDGVTAEMKRRLRLKTLPRTIEAFDISNIGGREAVGAMVTFTGGRADKNRYRRYKIKGVAGPDDYAMMHEVLSRRYADTEKAGKTPLPDLVLVDGGKGQLGIAVSVMRELGIEGVELAALAKDKNDKGERVFRPGVKDPVLLREGSKADLLLRRIRDEVHRFAVTYHRKLRGKAVSSVLDRVPGIGRKKRALLFEKFGDLDGIRKASVEELTAIPGITEKIARALKKDLK from the coding sequence CTCCTATTTTAAAGGTAGCGGTGACGGCCGCTACGCCGTAAAGTTCCTCGTCTCGAAGACCACGGACCTGGACTACATCGTCACGGCCAACGAAAAAGAAGCATTGATCCTCGAAGACACCCTCCTTAAGAAACACAAGCCCCGCTATAACATCCGCCTTAAGGACGACAAGACCTACGTCTCGATAAAGATAACCACCACGGAAGTGTTTCCACGCATACTCGTAACGAGACGCGTGGTTAAGGACGGCTCCCGCTACTTCGGTCCCTATGCCTCGGCCGGTGCGGTACGTGAAACCGTTAAGTTCATCCGGCGCGTCTTTCCGCTCTGCGTCTGCACGCCGCACGAGTTCCGTAACAGGGTAAGGCCGTGCCTGGACTACCAACTCGGTATATGCTCCTCGCCCGCGACGGGGCTCATATCGAAGGACGATTACGCCGAGTTCGTCGAGGGGACCGTGATGTTCCTCGAAGGCAGGAACAGGGAGCTTCTGAGGAAGCTCAAGCGTAATATGAAAGAGGCGTCGGCCGCCCATTGCTTCGAGGAGGCCGCCGGGATAAGGGACAGGATACAGTCGATCGAGGCGATGCTCGAAGAGCAGAAGGTGGTCTCCACCACCGGCGTTGACCGGGACGTGTTCGCACTCGCAAGGGAGGAAGAAAAACTCGCGGTGCAGGCGCTGTTCATAAGGGAGGGCAGGCTCGTCGGCACGAGAGATTTTACCTTCGACGACACGGGACTTCCCGATGGAGAACTGCTCGGCTCTTTCCTCTCTCAGTTCTACCGTGGGGGGAAGTTCGTACCGGACGAGGTGCTCGTGCCGGCGCTTATCGAGGGGAGGGCGGCCGTGGCCGAATGGCTAACGGATAAGAAGGGCAGGAAGGTCGAGATACGGAACCCCGCGAGGGGAGGGAAGGTAAAGCTCATAAAGATGGCCGAGGCCAACGCCCGCGAGGCATTGAAGAAGGCAAAGGAGAGCGGCGAGGCCGTGGACGGCGTTACGGCGGAGATGAAGAGAAGGCTTCGCCTGAAGACCCTCCCCCGGACCATAGAGGCGTTCGACATATCGAACATAGGCGGCAGGGAGGCCGTGGGGGCCATGGTAACGTTCACCGGCGGCAGGGCCGACAAGAACCGCTACAGGCGCTATAAGATAAAGGGAGTGGCGGGGCCGGACGACTATGCGATGATGCACGAGGTACTCTCCAGGCGTTATGCCGATACGGAAAAAGCGGGGAAAACACCTCTGCCCGATCTGGTACTCGTGGACGGCGGCAAGGGCCAGCTCGGTATCGCGGTGAGCGTCATGCGCGAGCTCGGTATAGAGGGGGTCGAGCTCGCGGCGCTGGCCAAAGATAAGAACGATAAAGGCGAGCGTGTCTTCCGCCCCGGCGTGAAGGACCCCGTACTCTTAAGGGAGGGCTCGAAGGCCGACCTTCTCCTCCGGAGGATAAGGGACGAGGTCCACCGCTTCGCCGTCACCTACCACCGTAAGCTCCGGGGTAAAGCCGTCTCATCCGTTCTCGACCGCGTACCCGGCATCGGCCGCAAGAAACGGGCGCTCTTGTTTGAAAAGTTCGGCGACCTCGACGGTATCAGGAAGGCTTCTGTCGAGGAGCTTACCGCCATCCCCGGCATAACCGAAAAGATTGCAAGGGCGTTGAAGAAAGATTTAAAATAG